The genomic stretch GTACTTGATCACGTGCAGCGACCCGAAAGTATAAGAAGCACTATGAGCGCTGAACTTCGATGTTTTGATGCCTTGGGCCTCCAAGTGCTGGAACATTCGCTCTAAGTTCTCACCCTGAAAAGTCATAACATAGTAGCCTTCATTACGATTCTCAATATGCAACACATTGGATCCTACAAGGGCTGCCCTTGGACTTTAGGCTTTAGTTTAGTAGTAGATCATTTCCGCCTTTTTCTTTTCGGCCAGGCATAGGGTGTTGTCATAGTCCATGGTCAGCTGCTGTTGGGACAGGCCGGAAAGCGGGTCGGTTATAGTGAGAAAAAGTCCTGAAAGCTGGTCATTCCAAGTAAAGTTGTACATGCGACTACCGCCTATTAAAGTGAAAAGCGCTTTTGGCACCGCCAATTGTTTTAATCGATCCAATACCTATGCGGACTGGACACATTTTTAAAAGGGACTTGAGAAGTTGATGGCCTGAAATTGCCGGATAGATATCCTCAGCACAATCTCCTCCGCAAAAGAAAACCTTCAGAGGCTGTAAAGTATATCGCACGAAGCATATTGGCTTTGGTGGCCTAATGTGGTGAGTGTATTATTGAGAAAGGCTCCAGTTTTTCTCTTGTCCAGTTCCCCAAGAACAAAATTTAAGCTTCAAAGGACGACAGTGATTTTGATTTGATTACTTTCATTTTTCCATGATTTATAGCATCACCCATTTAGGTGAAAACACAGTGGTCTTAAAGCTCTCGTTCAGAAAGTTTTGAGGCCTTTATTTATTTTTAGTTGTGGATTTAAGGAGAATATCAGCGCCATTTTGAGTCTCTCTAACGAATTTAAAGTATCACTTGTCCAAAGTTGTGTAATTCTGTATGCCTAGCTGAATATCACATTTCTTAAAAATAGCCTCTATTTCCGGTTCAATGGGTAAAGGTTTTAGTGGAGGAACATTGGCTCCTCCGGTATTTCCCAAGGGAATTTCACCAACAAATGATTTTACACCTCCCACCAGCAATCGTGGAATTTGCCCTATTACTTCTTTGGTGTTTTTAATGTGAATACCAAACTGAAGCATTTTGAAATGCACATAAGTGTGAGGCCAGGCAAAAGCTTGACCCAATACATGTGCTCTTTCCAAATGTTGCCAAGCGGCCTTATAGTTAGCGTTATCCAGATGCTGGCGATACTCCCAAAGCTCCTTTTGCAAGTAAGGTTTTAATGCCTTTGGCGATAGTATTTGGAAACGGACGGGCATCTTATTTCTTCTTTTTATCCAAAGTATAATAAAGCCCAGCGTAAATGTTTCTACCAAAAATCGGTGCCCAGGTAAAGTTGGTGTCAAAGTAGGCGTCATTCGGATTTTCGGCATTTACAATTGGATTATCCTGACGGTAATTCAGCAAATTATCGGCACCTACAAATAGCTCCAAACCATTTTTAAAGCTCTTATTGATTTGTGCATTTACCGTAAAGAAGTCATCTGAGTAAGGCTGTTGCTGAAACTCTGCCGGACTAAGCTCAGTGTCAGGAAGGCGCTTTTCGCCAAACCAATTTAGTGTCAGGTCGAACTTCCAACCATTTTCGGTGCGGTAACCAAAATTGGTAAAAGCACGATGGGTAGGGATGAGGTAGCTTGCCGCCAATCCATTGATAAATTCGTCTTGAGTGTTGAGGTATTTGTAAGCCAACCTCCAGTCAAAGTTTTTGAAAACCTCATAATCGGCTTGTGCCAAAACACTCAAAGATTTGCTTCCCTGCGCATTTATAAAGTAAGCTTGAGTAGGATCAAAATCTAAATCGGCTACAAGTTTATTTTCAAACCAAGTATAGAATGCATCCACATTTAGCACGATTTTCTTTTCCCCCACAGGAATATTTTGTGAAACGCTGGCGCCTGTGTTCCATGCAATTTCAGCCATGTATTTGTCCATTTGACTGTAATTCATGGTACGGGAAGAGGCCAGTAGATTCAAGTTTTCGGCTACCACATTTGGCGAGCGCTGGCCGCGTCCACCACCTATTCTTAGGGTAGTGTTTTCTGTTGGCATGTAGCGCAGATTCAACCTTGGTGTAACAAAAGCTTGCTCATAAAAGCTGTTGTAATCGGCACGTAAGCCAGCCACTAAGGTGAACTTTACATCTGGTTCAAAAGTATACTCCGCGTAAGCTCCGGGTACTATTTCCTGGCGATTTTGATTATATAAAAAGCCCTCAGTATTTATCTCAGAAAGTTGATCAGTC from Owenweeksia hongkongensis DSM 17368 encodes the following:
- a CDS encoding DUF3703 domain-containing protein; this encodes MPVRFQILSPKALKPYLQKELWEYRQHLDNANYKAAWQHLERAHVLGQAFAWPHTYVHFKMLQFGIHIKNTKEVIGQIPRLLVGGVKSFVGEIPLGNTGGANVPPLKPLPIEPEIEAIFKKCDIQLGIQNYTTLDK